In the genome of Acidobacteriota bacterium, the window CGACGCGAAGACGCTGTCGTTGATGGACGCCCTGCGCAAGATGACGATCGCGCCGGCCCGCCGGCTGGAAGCGCGCGTCCCGGCGATGCGCAACAAGGGCCGCCTCACGGTTGGCGCCGACGCCGACATCGTCGTGTTCGACCCCGCGCGGGTGATCGATCGCTCCACCTATCAGCGGCCTTCGCTGGCGCCGGACGGCATCGGCTGGGTCCTGGTCGCCGGCACACCGGTGGTCTCGAACGGGCGTCTGGCCAACGTCGCGCCGCCGGGGCGTGCCATTCGCGCGGCCATCAACTGAAACGCCTGGCCGGGACCCGGGCGGCCACCCGGGTCCGCCCTCAACCCCGCGCGGACAAACTGGCACATAATCGGCGGCATGCGAACCATCATCGCTGTCATTTTGGTCGCCGCCGGCGTCTCGGTGGTCGCGCAGCAGGGGCAGGAGATCACCTTGCGGGCGCGGACGGTCATCGACGGCAAAGGGCAGACTCTCCGCAACACCGTCGTCACCGTGCGCGACGGCAAGATCGTTCGCGTCGGCAGCGCGGCCGGGCCGGTGACGCACGACCTGGGCACGCTGACGCTGATGCCCGGCTTCATCGACACGCACGTCCACATCGGCTGGCACTTTGACGCCAAGGGCCGGTACCACAGCGGGCCCGAGCCGCCGGCGCAAGCCGCGCTCTACGGCGCCGAGAACGCGTTTGTCACCCTGATGGCCGGCTTCACGACCGTCCAGAGTGTCGGCTCGCTGTCGGATAGGCCGGTGCGCGATGCGATCGCCCGCGGCGTCCTGCCGGGGCCGCGCATCCTGTCGTCGCTCGGCCAGGTCTCGAATCCCAAGATGACACCGGACGACATCCGCGCCGACATCAGGAAGAAGAAGGCCGACGGCGCCGACCTGATCAAGATCTTCGCATCCGCCAGCATCCGCGACGGCGGGGTGGCCACGCTGTCGCAGGAGCAGCTGGACGCCGCCTGCGGCGAAGCGCGGGCGCAGGGCCTGCGCAGCATGGTGCATGCGCACAGCCCGGAATCGATGATGCGCGCGGCCAAGGCGCGCTGCTCGGTGGTCGAGCACGGCGGCCTGGCGAGCGCGGAGGCCTTACGGGCGCTGGCCGATGCCGGCGTCTACTTCGACCCCAACATCGGCCTGGTGACCCAGAACTATCTCGAGAACAAGTCCCGCTTTCTCGGCGTGGGCAACTACACCGAGGAAGGGTTTGCCGCCATGGCCAAGGCGCTCGAGTCGAAGGACGCGATGTTCAGCGCGGCGCTCAAGACCCCGGGATTGAAGATGGTGATGGGCACCGATGCGGTGGCCGGCGCCCACGGCCAGAACGCGCGCGAGGCCATCGAGCGGGTGAAGTCGGGCCAGCGGGCCATGGCAACGGTGATCAGCATGACCTCGCTCGCGGCCGAGTCGATGGGCCTCGAGGGCATTACCGGCTCGGTCACCACCGGACTGGCCGCCGACCTCGTCGCCGTCGATGGTGACCCACTGACTGATATCACCGCCCTGCAGCGCGTGCGCTTCGTCATGAAAGACGGAAAGATCTACAAGAAGTAGTCGGGAGTCGGGAGTCGGGAGTCGAATATGAAGCACACAATCATGGCGGCGGTCATCGCGGCTACCGCCGTCACCCTCTCGCTGGCGCAGGCGCCGGCTGTCACCGTCTTCGAGGACGCGCGCGTGATTGTTGGCGATGGCCGGACCATCGACCACGCCACCTTCGTGGTGCAGGGCGATCGCCTGACGCAGGTCGGCGCCGCAGCCACCGTCACGGCACCAGCCGGCGCCACGCGCGTCAGCCTCGCCGGCAAGACGGTGATGCCGGCCATTGTCGATACGCATGTCCACACCAGCACGACCGCGCCGGAACTGGTGACCGATCTGCAGCAGCGGGCGCGGTTTGGCGTGGGCGCGGCGCTCAGCATGGGCCTTGATGGCACCGACGCGCCGTTCGCGCAGCGCGCGCAGGCCACGCCGGGACTGGCCCGCCTGTTCCTCGCCGGCCGCGGCATTACCGCACCCGAGAAGGGGCGTTCCGAGGTGCCCTACTGGATCACGACCGAGGCCGAGGCCCGCAAGGCCGTGCAGGAGCAGGCCGCGAAGCAGGTCGACCTGATCAAGATCTGGGTGGACGATCGCGACGGCAAGTTCCCGAAGCTGACGCCGGCCCTGTACGGGGCGGTGATCGACGAGGCGCACAAGCACCAACTGCGGGTGGCGGCGCACATCTTCTCGCTCGAGGATGCCAAGGGCCTGCTGCGGGCCGGGGTCGACGCGTTTGCGCACGGCATTCGCGATCGCGACATCGATGACGAAACGGTCGCGCTGTTCAAGGCGCGGCCGAATGTCGTGCTGATCCCCAACCTGCCGGATCGCGGCGTCGCGGTCGATTACAGCTGGCTGCGCGGCCGCATTCCGGACGGGCAGCTCCAGAAGATCCAGGGCGCCTCGACCGATCGGCCGCAGGCCCAGCAGTCGTTCGCCATCCAGGCCCGCAACCTGGCGAAGCTGTCGGCCGCGGGCGTGACCATCGCGCTCGGCACCGACGGCAATACGCCGTGGGCGCCGCACGTCGAGATGGCCGACATGGTGGCGTCGGGCATGACGCCGTCACAGGTAATTGTCGCGGCCACCAGGAACGGCGCGGCGTTCGTCCGGCTGGCGAACACCGGTATTATCACCGCCGGCGCCAGCGCCGACTTCATCGTCCTCGACGCCGACCCCCTGGTTGACATCACCCATACCCGAAAGATCTCGGCGGTCTACCTCCGCGGCGGCCTGGTGGCGCACTAGCGGGGATTTCCCCACGATCACGGGGTTTTCGACGAGCGCCCGGCAACAAATGCCTCGAATCACGGTGAGTTTCTGAGCCGCCCGTCTGGTGCGCCTCTTGCAGCTCGGTGCACGAGAGGAGTCGCCCATGAGTTGCACCAAGCATTTCTTGAACTTGGAGTGGGAACACCATCAATGGCGTCCGCGCGTCGTTGACGCCGAGATTCTGGCAGCCGAGGAAGCCGACATGTGGGGCAAGCCGGTATTCCGCGATTACATCCGCTGCGACAAGCAGGAAGTCTGCACCGGGTGCGGAGCGGTCCGCCACGAGAAGAGTTGCGTCTGCGAGCCTGAAAAGGCCGATCGGTGCAACGCCTATCTGGCGTGGCGTGCCGAGCAGGGCCCTGCGGCCCAGTAGCAGCCTGGCCGGCACCTGCCACCTTTGCGAACCACGAAGGGCCACTTCGGCGACGGTGGCCCCAACCCGTTACCCTTGTGCCGGGCCAGCGGCCAGCGGCCCGCGGCCGGCCCCCGGCCCGTTCCCCCATTCGTACTGATTGCCATAGTCCAAGGTTATAACTCTGAGACACACGATGTCTTAGACACGCATGAGCGTCACCATCTAAAATTCAAGGTGGTGCGGGATATTCCCGCTGTCACAGAGCGTCCGACCCAGAGGTAGAGAGATACATGTCAACCGAATCGAAATGCCCGATCAACCACGCCGGCGGCGGCAGCAGGTCGAACCGCGATTGGTGGCCCAACCAGTTGAACCTGAAGGTGTTGCACCAGCAGTCGCCCCTGTCGGACCCGATGGGCGAAGGCTTCAACTACGCCGAGGAATTCAAGAGTCTCGACCTGGCGGCCGTGAAGAAGGACCTGCTCGCGGTGATGACCAACTCGCAGAGCTGGTGGCCGGCCGACTTCGGCCATTACGGTCCGTTGTTCATTCGCATGGCCTGGCACAGCGCCGGCACCTATCGCATCGGCGATGGCCGCGGCGGCGCCGGCGCCGGCCAGCAGCGGTTCGCGCCGCTCAACAGCTGGCCCGACAACGTCAACCTCGACAAGGCGCGCCGGCTGATCTGGCCGATCAAGCAGAAGTACGGCCGCAAGCTCTCCTGGGCCGACCTGATGATCCTGACCGGCAACGTCGCCCTCGAGTCGATGGGCTTCAAGACGTTCGGCTTCGCCGGAGGGCGCGCCGATGTGTGGGAACCCGAAGAGGACATCTACTGGGGCCCCGAGGGCAAGTGGCTGGCGGACGAACGCTACAGCGGCGACCGTGACCTGTCCAATCCGCTGGCGGCCGTGCAGATGGGCCTGATCTACGTGAATCCGGAAGGCCCCAACGGCAATCCTGATCCGCTCGCCGCCGCCCGGGACATCCGCGAGACCTTCGCGCGCATGGCGATGAACGACGAAGAGACCGTGGCGCTGATTGCCGGCGGCCACACTTTCGGCAAGACCCATGGCGCCGGCGATGCCAAGCACGTCGGCCCCGAGCCTGAAGCCGCCGCGATCGAGGAACAGGGCTTTGGCTGGACGAGCAGCTTCGGCACCGGCAAAGGCGGCGACACCATCAGCAGCGGCCTCGAAGTCACCTGGACCAACACGCCGACCAAGTGGGGCAACAACTTCTTCGAGACCCTGTTCGGCTTCGAATGGGAGCTGACGAAGAGCCCCGCCGGCGCGCACCAGTGGATCGCCAAGAACGGTGCCGGCGCAGGTACCGTTCCCGATGCCCACGATCCGGCCAAGCGGCACGCGCCGACCATGCTGACCACGGACCTGTCGCTCCGCGTCGATCCGGCCTACGAGAAGATCTCGCGGCGCTTCCTCGCGAATCCGGATCAGTTCGCCGACGCGTTTGCGCGCGCCTGGTTCAAGCTGACACACCGCGACATGGGCCCCCGCGCCCGCTATCTCGGACCGGAAGTCCCGGCCGAGGAACTGATCTGGCAGGACCCGGTCCCCGCGGTCGATCACAAGCTGATCGATGCGAAGGACATTGCCGACCTCAAGAGCAAGATCCTCGGGTCGGGCCTGGCCGTGTCCCAGCTGGTGGCGACCGCGTGGGCATCGGCATCCACCTTCCGCGTCGGCGACAAGCGCGGCGGGGCCAACGGCGCCCGCATTCGCCTGGCGCCGCAGAAAGACTGGGCGGTCAACCAGCCGGCCCAACTCGCGAAGGTGCTCAGCACCCTCGAGGGCATCCAGCAGGCGTTTAACGCGTCGGCCGGCGGCGGCAAGAAGGTGTCACTCGCCGACCTGATCGTCCTGGGCGGCTGCGCCGCGATCGAACAGGCCGCCAAGAAGGGCGGGCAGGACGTGGCGGTGCCGTTCGCGCCGGGCCGCACCGACGCGTCGCAGGCGCAGACTGACGTGGAGTCGTTCAAGCCCCTCGAGCCCATCGCTGATGGCTTCCGCAACTACTTCGGCGGGACATCACGGCTGACCGCGGAAGAGATGCTGGTGGACCGGGCGCAGCGCCTGACGTTGACCGCGCCCGAGATGACGGTGCTCGTCGGCGGCCTGCGCGTGCTCGGCGCCAACGAGGGCCAGTCGGCGCACGGCGTCTTCACCAAGCGGCCCGAAACGCTGACGAACGACTTCTTCGTCAACCTGCTCGACATGGGCACGGAGTGGAAGGCCGCGTCGGACGTGTTCGAAGGCCGCGATCGCGCGACCGGTTCGGTCAAGTGGACCGGCACGCGCGTCGATCTCATCTTCGGTTCCCACGCACAGCTCCGGGCACTGGCCGAGGTGTATGGCAGCGCGGACGCGCAGGAGAAGTTCGTCCGCGAGTTCGTGGCGGCCTGGAACAAGGTGATGAACCTCGATCGTTTCGATCTCGCGTAACAACTAGCTGCCGTGAGGGCGGTCTGATAGATTCAGATCGCCCTCATGAAACACACGGCAGACGCAGTCATCGTCGGTGGCGGGTGCATGGGCGCCAGCGTCGCCTGGCACCTCGCCCAACAGGGCATGACCGACGTCGTCCTGGTCGAGCGCGAGGCGCAACTCGCCGCCGGATCCACCGGCAAGAACGCCGGCGGCGTTCGCCACCAGTTCTCCCATCCGGCCAACATCGACCTGTCGATCGAGTCGATTGCAATGATGGCGCGATTCGAAGAGGTGGTTGGTACGCCGATCGATTTCCACCAGGACGGCTATCTCTTCCTGCTGTCGAAGGCCGCGCACGTGGCCACCTTCCTCAAGAACATCCAGCTGCAGAAGTCGCGCGGGGTTGACGTCCAGTGGCTCTCCCCTTCAGAGGCGCAGGCGCTGGCGCCCGGGCTCGACGTGACCGGCGTGAAGGGCGCCACGTTCTGCGCGGCCGATGGCGTGGCCGACCCCAACGGCGTCACCGTGGGCTTTGCCAGGGGCGCACAGGCCAGGGGCGTGGAGATTGTCCGCGACACCGAGGTCACCGGGATTCGCCTCGACCAGAATCGGGTCGCCGAGGTGCAAACCTCGCGCGGCCAGATCGCCACGCCGCTGGTCGTGAACGCGGCCGGTCCGTGGGCCAAGTCGATTGGCCGCATGTGCGGCGTCGACGTCCCCGTCGAGCCTGAACGCCGCCACATCTTCATCGCCTCGCCCCCCGCCGGCGGCTCGTGGGACGATGCCGGGAACGCGGGCCGGGTGCCAAAGAACAAGCTGCTCGTGATCGACTTCGACAGCACCTTCTATTTCCACCGCGAAGGCGGCGGGCTGCTGTTCGGCATGGGCGATCCGGACGAGCAACCCGGGTTCGACATCACCGTGCGCTGGGACTTCCTGCCCAAAGTGATCGAGGTGGCTATGCAGCGGCTGCCGGCGCTGGCCGACGCCGCCGTGTCACACGCCTGGGCCGGGCTGTACGAGATGACGCCCGACCACAATCCGATCATCGGGCCATCGAGCGACGTCGAAGGCTTCTACACCATCGCCGGCTTCAGCGGCCACGGCTTCCAGCACGCGCCAGCGGCCGGCCGCATTTTGGCCGACCTGATGACCGGCCGGGATCCCCAGTTCGATCTCTCGCCCTTCACGCTCGATCGCTTCAGCCGGCGCCTCGCCGCCGGAGAGGCCAACGTCGTCTAACGCGCTGCCAGATTGCAAAATCTGCGATCTGTTAAATCTGGTCACGTTCGTGGCTTCCTGCTTGACCACACCCTGTCGACGATGAGACCGTCGTCGGTGCGGTCAGAGAATTTGGATGGGAGATCATGAATGCGAGGCGCCACAGCGCGGCGGTGGTCGATATGAGCAGCAATGATAGCGACGTCGTCGTCATCGTCACGGAGCGGTTCGAGCGACGGCTCGCCGAAGAGAACGGGAAGCTCCGGGTTGAGATGGCCACCGAGTTCGGCAAGGTTCGGGCCGAAATGGCCACCGGGTTTGGCTCGCTCCGCGCCGAGATGAGCGACCGGAACGCTGAACTGCTCAAGTGGGGCCTGGTGTTCGGCGTTACGCAGACAGCCGCCATCGCGGGTGTCGTTGCACTGCTGCGCTAGCGGGCGGACCTATTTGGGCGGCCGCACGCCCTGCAGCGGCCGCCACTCGGTGCCTTGCCTGGTGGCTGCACGGGTCTTCATGTCAAACCGATCGCCCGCGCCCATGAAGAAGAAGCGGCCCGTCGCGCCGGCCACCGGGGTATTGCTGTAGATCACGGCGTAGCTCTGGCCGATCACGTCGAACCGGTCGCCGTCGACGACGATCGCGGTGTCTTCATCGAGGCCGATGCCGAGCAGTTCCGGGTGCTTGTCGATCACCTCGAGCATGTCGAACTGGCGGTTGCGCCTCAACAGGTGCTGATCGACCGCGGCGTTCTTGAGGAAGCCGAAGCCCACCGTGTGGTCGCCAATCATCTGCTCGTTGCTCTTGGTGTCGCCGCGGACCATGAACGACGCCAGCATCGACGCGCCGGCAGACGAACCGCCGAGCACGCCGCCACGCGTCAGCACGTCGGCCAGCGCCTTGTGGGTCAGCGTGTCCAGGTACGCATCGGCCAGCCGCCACTGCCGCCCGCCGGCCAGGAACACCCCGCGCGCCGCGCGAATCGGCTTCACGAACGCTTCGGTCTCCGCCACCTTCCGGTCACGCGTGTGGACCACGGTGAGGTTGGTCGCCCCGTTTTGGCGCCACAGCTTCAGGCCCGACCAGTACTGGTCGTAGTCGTCTGCATCGCCGGCGGTGGGGATGATCACGATCGGCGCGTCGGGTCCGCCCGCCAGGTCGATGAATCGCTGGACAATGGTGGGGTCCTGCATGGCGCCGCCGACGATAACCAGA includes:
- a CDS encoding amidohydrolase family protein, which produces MRTIIAVILVAAGVSVVAQQGQEITLRARTVIDGKGQTLRNTVVTVRDGKIVRVGSAAGPVTHDLGTLTLMPGFIDTHVHIGWHFDAKGRYHSGPEPPAQAALYGAENAFVTLMAGFTTVQSVGSLSDRPVRDAIARGVLPGPRILSSLGQVSNPKMTPDDIRADIRKKKADGADLIKIFASASIRDGGVATLSQEQLDAACGEARAQGLRSMVHAHSPESMMRAAKARCSVVEHGGLASAEALRALADAGVYFDPNIGLVTQNYLENKSRFLGVGNYTEEGFAAMAKALESKDAMFSAALKTPGLKMVMGTDAVAGAHGQNAREAIERVKSGQRAMATVISMTSLAAESMGLEGITGSVTTGLAADLVAVDGDPLTDITALQRVRFVMKDGKIYKK
- a CDS encoding amidohydrolase family protein, giving the protein MKHTIMAAVIAATAVTLSLAQAPAVTVFEDARVIVGDGRTIDHATFVVQGDRLTQVGAAATVTAPAGATRVSLAGKTVMPAIVDTHVHTSTTAPELVTDLQQRARFGVGAALSMGLDGTDAPFAQRAQATPGLARLFLAGRGITAPEKGRSEVPYWITTEAEARKAVQEQAAKQVDLIKIWVDDRDGKFPKLTPALYGAVIDEAHKHQLRVAAHIFSLEDAKGLLRAGVDAFAHGIRDRDIDDETVALFKARPNVVLIPNLPDRGVAVDYSWLRGRIPDGQLQKIQGASTDRPQAQQSFAIQARNLAKLSAAGVTIALGTDGNTPWAPHVEMADMVASGMTPSQVIVAATRNGAAFVRLANTGIITAGASADFIVLDADPLVDITHTRKISAVYLRGGLVAH
- the katG gene encoding catalase/peroxidase HPI; the protein is MSTESKCPINHAGGGSRSNRDWWPNQLNLKVLHQQSPLSDPMGEGFNYAEEFKSLDLAAVKKDLLAVMTNSQSWWPADFGHYGPLFIRMAWHSAGTYRIGDGRGGAGAGQQRFAPLNSWPDNVNLDKARRLIWPIKQKYGRKLSWADLMILTGNVALESMGFKTFGFAGGRADVWEPEEDIYWGPEGKWLADERYSGDRDLSNPLAAVQMGLIYVNPEGPNGNPDPLAAARDIRETFARMAMNDEETVALIAGGHTFGKTHGAGDAKHVGPEPEAAAIEEQGFGWTSSFGTGKGGDTISSGLEVTWTNTPTKWGNNFFETLFGFEWELTKSPAGAHQWIAKNGAGAGTVPDAHDPAKRHAPTMLTTDLSLRVDPAYEKISRRFLANPDQFADAFARAWFKLTHRDMGPRARYLGPEVPAEELIWQDPVPAVDHKLIDAKDIADLKSKILGSGLAVSQLVATAWASASTFRVGDKRGGANGARIRLAPQKDWAVNQPAQLAKVLSTLEGIQQAFNASAGGGKKVSLADLIVLGGCAAIEQAAKKGGQDVAVPFAPGRTDASQAQTDVESFKPLEPIADGFRNYFGGTSRLTAEEMLVDRAQRLTLTAPEMTVLVGGLRVLGANEGQSAHGVFTKRPETLTNDFFVNLLDMGTEWKAASDVFEGRDRATGSVKWTGTRVDLIFGSHAQLRALAEVYGSADAQEKFVREFVAAWNKVMNLDRFDLA
- a CDS encoding FAD-binding oxidoreductase produces the protein MKHTADAVIVGGGCMGASVAWHLAQQGMTDVVLVEREAQLAAGSTGKNAGGVRHQFSHPANIDLSIESIAMMARFEEVVGTPIDFHQDGYLFLLSKAAHVATFLKNIQLQKSRGVDVQWLSPSEAQALAPGLDVTGVKGATFCAADGVADPNGVTVGFARGAQARGVEIVRDTEVTGIRLDQNRVAEVQTSRGQIATPLVVNAAGPWAKSIGRMCGVDVPVEPERRHIFIASPPAGGSWDDAGNAGRVPKNKLLVIDFDSTFYFHREGGGLLFGMGDPDEQPGFDITVRWDFLPKVIEVAMQRLPALADAAVSHAWAGLYEMTPDHNPIIGPSSDVEGFYTIAGFSGHGFQHAPAAGRILADLMTGRDPQFDLSPFTLDRFSRRLAAGEANVV
- a CDS encoding cyanophycinase, coding for MKFILIVLLLAVSSLSAQTVGPEKGSLVIVGGAMQDPTIVQRFIDLAGGPDAPIVIIPTAGDADDYDQYWSGLKLWRQNGATNLTVVHTRDRKVAETEAFVKPIRAARGVFLAGGRQWRLADAYLDTLTHKALADVLTRGGVLGGSSAGASMLASFMVRGDTKSNEQMIGDHTVGFGFLKNAAVDQHLLRRNRQFDMLEVIDKHPELLGIGLDEDTAIVVDGDRFDVIGQSYAVIYSNTPVAGATGRFFFMGAGDRFDMKTRAATRQGTEWRPLQGVRPPK